The Pseudomonas sp. FP198 genomic interval GCGGCATGCGCCCCACCACACGCGTGTGATGACGCATCACCACGCGACTCTGCCGGCCCCGTACTACCGCCAGCGGAACCTGGAGTTTTCCAGCCCTCTCGGGGCGGGTATGGGGCACGCCACGGTAGATACTGATCTCCGTGGCCGGGTCGAAGCGCAGCCGCAACCGGTCACCGACGGGTTGCAAGCCATGTTGCAGATAAGCTTCAAAGCATTCCGGATCGAAACCGCGAAACAGCGTCTTGCCGGCAAAATAGGCCCGCGCCGACGCCAGGTCGCTGAATTCCTCGCGCCGTCCCAGGGTCCGCCCGGCCGGGGTCAGGCGATCAATGAACCCCATGCGCTTGGCGGCCAGGATCAGCCATCGGTCGGCGCGGGTCAGCACCGGGGAATCGAGCATGACCACGCCGCGATACAACCGAGGACAACGCAACGCCGCGTGCAAGTGCAACACACCGCCCAGGGAGTGCCCGACGCCCCACACCGGTTCAGGTTGCTGTTCCAGGTGATGAATCAGCTCGTCCACCAGGTTGTTCCAATTGTCGTCCACCGGAAACCGTGGGTCGTGACCGTGCAGTTCGAGGTGCGCGACCTCATATTGCGGCGCCAGCGCGGCGAACAGCTTGCCGTAGGTGGCCGAGGGGAAACCATTGGCGTGGGCGAAAAACACCTGTTGCGACATGTTGGCCGATCCGTTGCGAGAACTGCCACCGATTGTCCGCAGAACCCGATAGCGCGGCAATGACCGTAACTGACAGGAATGATGACAGTCGGGGTTGGGATATGGCGCTGCGAGCTGAATGAGCAGCGAAACCCGTGGCGAGGGGATTTATCCCCGCTGGGATGCGAAGCAGCCCCAAAATCAGACCACTCGGTGTACCAGACTAATCGAGTCGGCAAACCTTGGGGCGCTTCGCACCCCAGCGGGGATAAATCCCCTCACCACAAAAGCCTGCTCCAGCCCCGTAGGCATTACCGCGCCGGCGGCTGCTCGCCCAGCGGCACCACCGCCATGGTCAGGCGCGATACACAGTTGACCTTGCCGTCATCGTTGACCAGGCGAATGTCCCAGACCTGCGTGGTGCGGCCCAGGTGAACCACGCGCGCCGTCGCGGTGACCCGCCCGCTGCGCACGCCACGCAGGTGGTTGGCGTTGATTTCCAGGCCGACGCAATAGAACTTGCTGGTGTCCACGCACAGGTAGGCGGCCATGGATCCGACCGTTTCGGCCAACACCACTGACGCGCCGCCGTGCAGCAACCCGAACGGTTGGTGGGTGCGGTGATCGACCACCATGCTCGCGGTCAGGGATTGGTCATCGAAGGATTCGAAACGGATGTCCAGCACTTCGCTGATCGTGTTCTTACCGGCGGCGTTCAGTTGTTCGATGTTGGGGGTGGTGCGCCAAAGACTCATCGTGCCCTTCCTTCGTGATTTTTTTGTTTTGCCCGCCCGGAAGCGGTTTCTCAGGGATGCCTGAGGCTCTTGAGTTTCATCGAGCCGGCCAACGGCAGGTCGCCTTCCAGCTCGGCCAGGCCGGCCGTCTGCACCTGTTCAGGTTGTTGCAGGTGGCCGTGCTGCAACAAGCCCAGCAGGCTGCCCACCAGCGGATTGTGGCTGACCAGCAGCACGTCGTCCTGGTCCTCCAGATGTTTCAACACATCGGCCGGCCGGGTCTCCGGGGTGAGCCAGTCGACCGTGATCAACTCAGGCTCGAACCCCAGGGCCTCACGCATCAGTTGCGCGGTCTGCTGGGCGCGCACGTAGGGACTGGCATAAATGGCCCGCAACGGCTCGGCCATCAACTGACCGGCGCTGCGCAGCACCTCTTCGCGCCCATGAATCGTCAATACCCGCTCCGGATCAGGGCGGACCCCGTGCGGCTCGGCTTCGCCATGACGCAAGACCCACAGTTTCATAGTTTCGGCTCCTCGTCACGGACCGGGTGCGGCGCTGGCGCCACGGCATGAGGCGCTTCGCCTTCCGGGGTCCGCGGGGTCGGCCAGTCAGCGAATGGCCAGGGTTTCTGGTCGCTGTGGAAAGTGCCGAAGCGGCCGATCTGTGCGAGGAACTGGCTCAGGCTGTCGCCAAAATTCATCAGGCTGGCGCTGGGTGCGCCGTAGATCAGCCGATAAACCAATTGCACCAGCACCACGGCACCGAGAATGAATTGCGCCACCTGCCAGACCAGCAGGTAAATCACCATCCACAGCACGCGCAGCAGGATGGATTCGTATTGGGGCTGCCCTTTCGGATCGTTCATGGTTCGCTCCTGCTTGCGGTCGATACGGAATCAGTTGAAACCGCTGGTGGAAATGAAATCGACATCGGTCTTCGGTTCGCCACGCATCAACAGTTCGATGACCTGCTCCAGCGTGCGCCCTTCAAACAGAATGGCGTGCAGGCCCGCGACCAGCGGCATATACACCCCAGTCTCCTGGGACTTGGCCTTGAGGACCTTGAGGGTATTGACCCCTTCCGCCACTTCGCCCAGGCGCGACACGGCCTCGTCCAGGCTCAGGCCCTGGCCGAGGGCGAAGCCGACCTGGTAGTTGCGACTCTTGGGCGAAGAGCAGGTGACAATCAGGTCGCCTACCCCGGCCAGCCCGAGGAATGTCATCGGGTTGGCGCCCTGGCTGACGGCGAAACGGGTCATTTCCGCCAGCGCCCGGGTGATCAGCATGCTCTTGGTGTTTTCGCCCATGCCCAGCGCGACTGCCATGCCGGCGATGATCGCGTAGACGTTCTTCAGCGCCCCGCCCAGCTCGACGCCAAAACGATCGGCGCTCGCATAGACCCGGAAGGTTCGGCCATGAAGGGCGGCCTGGACCCGCTGGCAAAGCTCCTCGTCTTCACTGGCGACCACGGTGGCGGTCAGCGCATGCTCGGCGATTTCCCGCGCCAGGTTCGGCCCGGAAATCACGCCGATGCGCGCCTTGGGGGCGATTTCCTCGAGAATCTCGCTCATCAGCTTGAAGGTCTGCGCCTCGATGCCTTTGGTCAGGCTCACCAGCAACTTGCCGCTCAGGCGTTCGGCGTGGGACGCCAGCACCGAGCGCAGGGCGCTGGAAGGCAAGGCAACAAAAAACAGGTCGCTGCCGTCGAGCGTGGCCTGCAAATCGGTGACCGGCTCCACTTCAGGGCGAACCTTGATGCCTTTGAGGTAACGCGGATTCTCCCGGTTGAGCCGGATGGCCTCGGCCTGCTCCGGGTCACGCATCCACTGGCGCACCGCGTGGCCGTTCTCCGCCAGCAGGTTAGCCACGGCGGTGCCGAAACTCCCGCCTCCCAGGACCGCGATCGGGCGCTGTTCAGTCATATGCAATCCGCTCTTCCATACCAAGTGGCAATGCCCGGCATTATACGGAGCAGCCGAACCGCGACCAGCCCCGTCAGCAATTACCGATGGCAGTAGCAAGCTGACAATCAATTCCGAGGAAAATGCTGCCAACGTGAATGGAAAAGTCGCACGGCTCGGTTAACATGCCCGCCATCCCTCCTTCAATCAAAGGCTGTGCCGTGTTCGTTGGCCCTTCCCGTCCAGGCTCATCACTGCTGTTGGCGCTGGTCATCAGCCCCTCCGTGGTGGCCGATGATCTGTTCGTGGACAACCAGCCCCTGCCCCAGGTACTCACCGCCACGCGCCTGAAACAGTCGCCGGCGGCGGTGCCGGGCAGCATGACCGTGCTTGACAGCGAGTTGATCAAGGCCAGCGGTGCCCGGGACATCAGCGAACTGTTGCGCCTGGTGCCGGGCATGATGGTCGGCAACCTCAGCGGCAACCAGGCCACGGTGAACTACCACGGCACCAACGCCAGCGAAGCGCGACGCATGCAGGTGCTGATCGACGGCCGCTCGGTGTACCGCGCCGGCCTCGCCACGGTGGACTGGAGTGACATCCCGGTCGCCATGGAAGACATCGACCGGATCGAAGTCTTCCGCGGCCCCAACACCGTCAGCTACGGCGCCAATGCGCTGATGGCAGTCGTCAATATCATCACCCGCGCCCCGGCGGGTAGCCACGGCACCCGGTTGAAAATGACCCGGGGCCAGCGTGGCATCAGCGACTGGTACGCCAGCCAGGGCAGCGGTTGGGAAAATGGCGACATGCGCCTGTCCTTGTCCGGCCAGGAAGATGACGGTTTCGACAGTGACCGCAACGGCGCGGACTACCGCGACAGTCGGCGCCTGAATCGCATCAACCTCTCCGTCAGCCAGGCCCTGGACGAATGGCAGAGCATCGATTGGCAACTGAGCGCCAAGGAGGGCAGCAACCAGCGGCCCTATACCTATCGCCCGGTTTTCGCCGGGATAACCGCGGCCGGGGACAACTCCGATGTCATCGCCAAGGACTACGCCGGTTCGTTGCGCTGGAACCTCGACCTGGACCCCAACCACAGTCTTTATGTACAAGGCTCGATCCAGCATTGGGATCGCCAGCAGACCTGGCGCGCCTGCGATGCCGAGGTGTCCTTCAGCCCGCAACTGACCGACCTCTGGCAGCTCAACCCGAATTACGCCGAGAAGCTGGCGCGCAATATTCCAAGCTTCCTTGGCACAGGAGCACCTGCCGGCACGGTCCAGGAACAGGCGCTGGCCAACCAGGTGATCGATCAATGGCGCAACGGTGCCTCGCGAACCCTGTGCGGCGACATCGACCAGAGCGCCCGGGAGTCACGTTACGACCTGGAAATCCAGGACACCCTGAGCCTGTCCGATAGCCTTCGCCTGGTCACCGGGGCGAATTATCGCTACGACCGGGCCGACTCCGAGACGTACTTCAATGGCACGCTGGACGACACCACCTGGCGTCTGTTCGGCCAGCTCGAATGGCGCGCCAGCGAGCATTGGCTGCTGCAGGGTGGCGCGATGTTCGAAGACACCCGCCTGACCGGTAGCTCACTGACCCCGCGAGTCGCGGTCAATTACCTGATCAACCCGCGACACGGGCTTCGGGCGGTGTACTCCGAGGCGGTGCGCTCGCCGGACATGTTCGAGAACAACGTCAACTGGAGCTACCAGGTCACCAACCTGCAGCCCGCCGCGTTCGGCCAGGACAGCGCGCGCTATTTCGTCCGCACGCGCGGCCCGGGGAACCTCGAGCAGGAGCACATGCGTTCGCGAGAGCTGGGCTACAACGGTTATTTCATGGACCTGGGCCTGACGGTGGATGTGAAGCTGTTCCATGACGAAATCACCGGCATGATCAGCGAACCGCTGCGCAACAACCAGTACATCGCCAGCAATGCCAACGACTCGCAGTTCGACGGTGCCGAGACCCAGCTCGACTGGCGCCTGACCAGCGCCGATCGCCTGCGCCTGACCTATGCCTACGTTGATGCCCAGGCCAGCAATCCTCTCGACGAACAACTGACCGCCCGCAACAGCGGCTCGGCCGGATGGCTGCACGACTGGGGCCAGGGCTGGAACAGCGCGGTTTTCTATTACGGGGCCGACGGTCTCAACGGCTACCGCTACGAGCGGGTCGATACCCGCGTCGCCAGGCGGATCCCCCTGGGCAAGGCCAGCCTGGAGCTGGCGGGTATCGTGCAGCAGCGCCTCGATAACCAGCCGACCACGTTCGCCGACAATCGCTACGACGCCCGTCACGTCCTCTATTTCAGCGCGGAGCTGTCGTTCTAGATGTCTGCGGACCAACCGCGCAAGACGCCCCTCCGTGGCCGCCTGCCGCTACTCCTGTGCCTGGCGTTTGTCAGTCTGCTGACGACCCTCGATGCCCGGGCCGCCGAGATTCTCCTGACCGGCGCCCAGGATAGCCCCGGCGTGCAATCGTTCACCCAGGCCCTGCAAGCCCGACGCCCGCAAGACAACGTGCGGTTCGCGCCATTGGCCAGCCTGCCGTCGCCGGACCGTTTGCCCGGCGATGTGCGCCTGGTCCTGCTTGATCCGCCAAGCCTCGACTGGCGCCTGCAAAAAAACCACGGCCCGGCCACGCTGGTCTTGCGCATCAGTCGCTTGCAGGCATACGAACGCCTGGGCGAGGCAACGCCTGAGCGTCTGAGCCTGCTGTGGAGCGATCCGCCCATGGCGCGGCAACTGCAACTGATCCGCAGGGTGCTGCCGCAAGTGCGGCGGGTCGGCGTGCTGTTCGACCGGCACAGCGAATTCCTGCTCAAGGACATCCAGCAGGCAGCCAGGCCGCTGGGCCTGGAAATCGTCAGCGAACGCTGGGACGACAGCAGTGACAACCGTCCCTTGCAGAACCTGCTGGGCCGCAGCGACGTACTGCTGGGCCTCGATGACCCCGACCTCTACAACCCCAAGACCGTGAAGAACCTGCTGCTCAGCAGCTACGCCCGGCAACGCGCGCTGATCGGGCCAAGCGCCGCTTTTGTCAGGGCCGGCAGCCTGGCCAGCACCTACAGCGACCAGGACGACTGGCTGGCGATCCTCGACGAATTGCTCGACCGTCCCACCGCCAGCTGGCCGCGCACGCTGTATCCGGTCCGTTTCAAAGTCATGAGTAACCAGCAGGTCGCCCGCTCGCTGGGGATTGAACCGATTGATGCCGAAGCCGTCGCTGCGCAGTTGGCAGAAGGAGAACACCGCCCATGACCTTGCGTCGACGTTGGGATATCAATACCCGCACCCAGCTCATTGCCCTCGGCCCGGCATTGTTGCTGACCGTGCTGTTGATCAGCTTCTTTACCTTCGTGCGAATCCAGGACTTGCGCCAGGAGCTCAACCACACCGGGCAACTGATCGCCAACCAACTGGCTCCGGCAGCGGAATACGGGGTGATTTCCGGCAACAACGAAGTGCTGGAAAGCTTGCTCACCGCCACCCTGGCCACCCCTCACGTGCGCTTCCTGGAAGTCCAGGACCGCACGGAGCGGATCCTGGTGTACGTCGAGCAACCGGCGCAGACCCGCAGCCACTCGCGGCAGGTGGAGGTGTTCCAGGCTCCGGTTCGCCTGCAACGCATCGCGCTGAACAATGATTTCCTGCAGGGCACCAGCCCGTCCACCGAGGCGCCCGGCGAAGACTACCTGGGCCGCGTGATCGTCGGCATGTCCAGTGACGCCTTCAGCGAGCGCCAGCAGGAGATCCTGCTCAAGGCCGCGATCCTGGCGCTGTTCGCCCTGCTCTTTACCTTCCTGGTGGCGCGCCGCCTGGCCGCCAGCCTGTCACAGCCGATCCGCGACATCGGCGACGCGGTCAAGGCGATCCAGCAAGGCGACTACAGCACCCCGTTGCCGATCGTCGACGACGGCGAACTGGGCGCTCTGTCGCGGCACATCAACAATCTGGCCGACGGCCTCGAGCAGGCCAGCCGCGAACAGCAGCAAGCCATGGCGCAGTTGATCCAGACCCGGGAGGAAGCGGAAAAGGCCAACAGCGCCAAATCGGAATTCCTGGCCATGATGAGCCATGAACTGCGCACGCCCATGAATGGCGTCCTAGGCATGTTGCAGTTGCTGGAAACCACGCAGATGACCGACGAGCAGCACGAGTACACCGCGCTGGCTTCGGAATCCACCGAGCACCTGCTGAAGGTGATCAACGACATTCTCGACTTCTCGCGCATCGAGCGTTCGGCCCTGGAACTGGAACATATCGCTTTCAACCTGGCGGAACTGGTCGGCAGCTGTGCCCAGTCATTCCAGCACAGCGCCGCGCAACGCAAGCTGGGCCTGGACCTGCTGATCCCCGACGACATGCGCGCCCTGCAAGTGCAAGGCGACCCGACGCGGATCCGCCAGATCCTGGTCAACCTGATCGGCAACGCACTGAAGTTCACCGACCAGGGGCGCGTCACCGTGCAATGCCAGTGGCAGGCGCTGGATCATGAACTGCTGTGGTTCACCTGCACGGTACGCGACAGCGGGATCGGCATCCCGGCCGACAGCCTGGAGCGCATGTTCGATGCGTTCCAGCAGGCCGACAGTTCGATTTCCCGGCGTTATGGCGGCACCGGCCTGGGCCTGCCGATCGCGCGTACCCTGGCCGAACGCATGGGCGGCACACTGCGGGCCCAGAGCGTGGAAGGCCAAGGCTCGGTGTTCACCCTGGAAATCCCGCTCGCGCTGTCCCGGCAGTCCCCACCGACCGTGGCCCCGCGCGCGCCCGGTAGCGGCAGCGATGGTGAGGGCCGCAACGTCCTGCTGGTGGAAGACAATCCGGTCAACCAGACCGTGATCGAAGCCATGCTGCGCAGCCTGGGCTTCACGGTTAGCGTCGCCACCGATGGCGCCCAGGCCGTGCGCAGCGCCGAGAGCCTGATTTTCGAAGTGATCCTGATGGACTGCCGGCTTCCGGTGATCGATGGCTACGAAGCCACACGACAGATCCGTCAGTTACCGGGCTGCGCCGAGGTGCCCATCATCGCCCTGACGGCCAACGCGTTGCAGGGCGACCGTGAAGCCTGCCTGGCCGCAGGCATGAACGATTACCTGGCCAAGCCATTCAAAAGAATTGACCTGCAGCAGATTTTGCAGCGCTGGGTGCGTTGATCCGGGGCCTTGGACCATCTGTGACTGGCGTGAAAGGCGAAAGTGCGGCAGTCTTAAGCACCCGGACAAGTCTCGATCGGGAAACGAATAACAATTTCAGTGCACAGGTGTACATTCATTTTCCCGTGTGCTGTGACTTTCACTACAACGCAATAGTCTATGAGTAGGCTGCCGACTCGAGGCATGAACGCTTCGATCGGCCGGGAAGATTTGCCCCACCCTGCCGCATGGGACTATTGAGGAGCTCGCATGACCAAACAAAACGCCTTTACTCGGGAAGATCTGCTGCGCTGCAGTCGCGGTGAGCTGTTCGGCCCAGGTAACGCGCAACTGCCCGCCCCGAACATGCTGATGGTGGATCGCATCACCCATATCAGCGACGAGGGTGGCAAGTACGGCAAAGGTGAATTGGTCGCCGAGCTGGATATCACTCCGGACCTGTGGTTCTTCGCCTGCCATTTCGAAGGTGACCCGGTGATGCCGGGCTGCCTGGGCCTGGATGCCATGTGGCAACTGGTCGGCTTCTTCCTTGGCTGGCAGGGCCTGCCGGGTCGCGGTCGCGCCCTGGGTTCGGGCGAGGTGAAGTTCTTCGGTCAGGTGCTCCCGACCGCGAAGAAGATTACCTATAACATTCATATCAAACGCGTCCTCAAGGGCAAGCTGAACATGGCCATTGCCGATGGTTCGGTGGCTGTCGACGGTCGCGAGATCTACACCGCCGAAGGCCTTCGGGTCGGCGTTTTCACCTCCACTGACAACTTCTAAGGGTTATCCGCATGCGCCGCGTCGTTATCACTGGTCTGGGCATCGTTTCGTGCCTGGGCAATGACAAAGAGACCGTCTCCGCTAACCTGCGTGCAAGTCGCCCTGGCATCCGGTACAACCCGGAATACGCCGAAATGGGTCTGCGTAGCCAGGTTTCCGGCTCCATTGACCTCAATCTCGAAGAGCTGATCGATCGCAAGATCTACCGTTTCGTCGGCCACGCGGCAGCTTATGCCTACCTGGCCATGAAGGACGCAATCGTTGATTCCGGCCTGACCGACGAGCAGGTTTCCAACGTGCGCACCGGCCTGATCGCCGGTTCCGGTGGCGCGTCGACCCTGAACCAGATGGAAGCGCTGGACATCCTGCGCGAGAAAGGCGTCAAGCGTGTCGGCCCGTACCGCGTCACGCGGACCATGGGCAGCACCGTGTCGGCCTGCCTGGCCACGCCATTCAAGATCAAGGGCCTGAACTACTCGATCTCCTCCGCTTGCGCCACCAGTGCCCACTGCATTGGCACCGCGGTCGAGCAGATCCAGATGGGCAAGCAGGACATCGTCTTCGCCGGCGGCGGCGAAGAAGAACATTGGAGCCAGTCGTTCCTGTTCGACGCGATGGGCGCCTTGTCCAGCAAGCGTAACGACTCCCCGCAGACAGCTTCCCGTGCCTACGATGCCGACCGTGACGGTTTTGTCATCGCCGGCGGTGGCGGCATGGTCGTGGTCGAGGAGCTGGAACACGCCCTGGCACGTGGCGCGAAAATCTATGCGGAAATCGTCGGCTACGGCGCCACTTCCGACGGCTACGACATGGTCGCGCCAAGCGGCGAAGGTGCCGTGCGCTGCATGCAGATGGCCATGTCCACCGTCGATACGCCAATCGACTACCTGAACACCCACGGCACCTCGACTCCGGTCGGCGACGTCGCGGAGATGAAAGGCGTACGTGAAGTGTTCGGCGACAAGGCTCCGGCCATCAGCTCCACCAAGAGCCTGTCGGGTCACTCCCTGGGCGCCGCCGGCGTTCACGAAGCGATCTACTGCATGCTGATGATGGAAGGCAACTTCATGGCCGGTTCGGCCAACATCGACGAGCTGGACCCGGAAGTGGCCGACCTGCCGATCCTGACCAAGACTCGCGAAAACGCCACCATCAATACCGTGATGAGCAACAGCTTCGGCTTCGGTGGCACCAACGCTACCCTGGTGATGAAGCGCTGGCAGGGCCAGTAAGCCCCGCTGCTACGCCGCACACAAAAACGCCCCGACTGGTTCGGGGCGTTTTTTTGTCTGCTCACAACACAAAATCTCTGAGTGAACTCCCCTGTGGGAGCGAGCTTGCTCGCGATGGCGCCGGGCCAGTCAGTATCGAAGTTTGCTGATCCACCGCTATCGCGAGCAAGCTCGCTCCCACAGTTAACCCGACTTAGCGCACGACAAACCGCTGCTGCGCCAGCAGCCGATCACCCTGGAACACCATGAATCGCCACTCCCCCGGCACCACTTCGTGGCTTTCGGTGAATTCGTAGGCCATCACATCCTGCGGCGCGCCAGGCACCAGCTTCTGGATGACTTCGAATTTGTCATGGCGCACGCCATCGGGGGTACGGATGCCCGGGGTGAAATACAGCAGCGTCAACGGCTGGTCATCCGCGACCTTGCCGGCCAGCTGGTAGCGCATGCCAAATTTGGTGCCCAGCTTTGCCGGTACGCTCTCGGTCTGGCGGATCTGCTCATTGCTGCGCCGCAAGACCCGCTCGCCCGATTGCAATTCGGCTTGCGGCCCTTCGAAGACACCGTATTCCACCAGACCTTCGACACGAACTTCGGCCTGTGCCAGGCCGCAGGTCAACAACAGCGCGACCAGTGCGCTTGAACGGGTGAGATGCATAGTGCGCTCCTTGATTGAGATGAGCGCGAGGGTATGACGCGGGAGTGACAGCCTGATGACAAAGCCAATGCACTCCCATTCTCTTGTGGCGAGGGGATTTTCCCCGCTGGACTGCGCAGCAGGCCCAAAACTGACGAACATGATAGGCCTGATACACCGGGATCCGGACTATGGGGCCGCTTCGCGACCCAGCGGGGATAAATCCCCTCGCCACAAAAAGCGATCTCAGCGTGGGGCGGTACGGGGCAACACCGCCAGAAAGTTATCCCGCGCGACTTTCCTCGCGACATCTTCCGGCAAGGCATCAAGGAACAGGTCGAAGCTGCGCAACTCCTTGCCCAGCTTGTTGAAGCGTCCGACCACATCAGACCCGACCATGAAGCGCTCCGGGAAGCGCTCCACCAGTTTTACCCACTCCTCGCGGGGCTTACCCGCCTCGTCGAGCAAATACGGCGTGAGCATGCTCCAGGACAGGTCGATGTACAGATTGGGGTAAGACTCAAGCATCCGCGTCAGGGTGGGCAACAGGAAATCCAGCCGAGTCTGGTGCCGATGGATTTCCATGCTGGTGCCGGCATGGGCCCAGATGAATCGCGTATGGGGATGATTACGCAACGGCTCTTCGACCTCCGCCAGGTACAGCGGATTTTTCTCACGCTTGGAGGTGATGTTGGAATGCAGCATCACCGGCAGGTCATTTTCAGCCGCGAGGTGATAGATCCGCGTCATCGCTTCGTTGTTGGCGCGCGGTGTGTCGCCGGAGGTCAGCGCCGTCAGGTCGTCATGGCGAGTGAAGACTTCGCCGATGCCTTGCCACAGCCCCGGATACAGGTCGAGCATGCGCTGGATATGGGCGTCGGAGTTCTTGTCATTGGGATTGAAGCCGGACAGGAACGGATGGAAGTACTGCCGCTGTTCGGCGGGCAGTTTGTTTACCGCTGCGGCGACAATCACATCGGTGGCGCTGTACCAATAGGCGTCGGCATCGTCACCGGCGTAATAGCGCGGGCGCTTGGGTTCGTCTTCATGCCATTTCTTGGCCACCGGCACGCCGGAAATCATCACGTGTTCGATGCGATTGTCCGCCATGGCCTTGAGCAACTTGGGCATGCCGGCCGTTTCCTGGAAGAAATCGACGTAGTGCAGGTGCGCATCGCTGTAGGTGTATTCGCGAGCCACGGCGCCGGTGCTCGGAACAGCCAGCAGCCAAATGAAGATCAAACGGGTCAAGGGCACAGGCAGTCTCCGAAAAGCCATAAGCAGCATAGACCCATCCGTCCCGCCTGGGTTCAGCCAGCGCTGCCGTCCGCTGTAGCCTCGGGTTATGCTTTGCGCATTCGTCGTTCAACCTGGAAGACACCATGACCGCTCCCCTGATCGTTCGTCCCCGCGCAGAAGACGTGGAAGGCCAGCCGATTCTTCGCCCGCTGCCGTCCGCCAAATGCCGCAGCGTCGGGCCTTTCGTGTTTTTCGACCATATGTTGCAAACCACCTACCCGGCGGGCAAAGGCATGAACATCCGCCAGCACCCGCACATCGGGTTATCCACCCTTACCTACCTGTTCGAAGGAAAACTCCAGCACAAGGACAGCCTGGGTTCCGACCAGGTGGTGAATGCCGGGGATGTCAGCTGGATGACGGCGGGCAGCGCGATCGCCCATGTCGAGCGCACTCCGCAAGCGTTGCTGGGCAGCGCTTTTGTCATGCATGGCCTGCAAGTCTGGCTGGCCTCGCCCCAGTCTCATGAGCAGGGCCCCGGACACTACAGCCATCATCCGGCACCGACCCTGCCGGTCAGCGAGAACCTGGGCGTCAGCATCCGCATGATTGCCGGGTCAGGCTTTTGCCTGGAGTCGCCAGTACCGGTGCTCTCGCCTACGCTGTATGCCGAATTGAACCTGCAAACCGCGACGACATTGTTGATTCCCACCGAACATGAAGAGCGTGCACTGTATGTATTGAGCGGCGAGGCACAGCTGGACGGTGAGCCGCTGGAGCCTCATTCGCTGGTCATCCTGCCGGCCGGAGAAGAGATGGCCCTGTTCGCCAGCAGCGACTGCCATGCCGTGCTGTTCGGCGGCGCACCGCTGGACGGGCCACGGCGGATGAACTGGAATTTCGTTGCCAGTGACCCGGCCCGTATCGATGAAGCCCGCCAGCGCTGGGCGGCCGGGGAATGGCCGACTGTGCCGGGGGAAAGCGAGCGAATCGAATTGCCCTGATTTCAGGGATGTCTCATATGCAGCCATCGCGAGCAGGCTCGCTCCCACACTGGATCGGCGCGGTTCGCAGATCTCGCGTACAACTCGGTTCAATGTGGGAGCGAGCCTGCTCGCCAAAGCAATATGACAGAAGCCAGGGCAATCAGCCCTTGAACACCTCATCCAGCAAATTATGCATCGACCGGAACGCCCGCCCGGCGACCTTGGCGTTGTACATCATCTTGCCCGGCACATTGGCCTGTGGATCGGTGAAGGAATGCACCGCGCCGCCATAACTCAGCAATTGCCAGTCCACCCCGGCGGCGTTCATCTCGTCCTCGAAGGCCGGCAGCTGTTCTTTCGGCACCAGCGGGTCGGAGGCGCCATGCATCACCAGGACGGCGCCCTGGATATTCTGCGCATCGGCCGGGTTCGGCGTATCCAGGGTCCCGTGGAACGAGATCGCAGCCTTGAGCGGTGCGCCGCTGCGCGCCAGTTCCAGTGAACAGCAACCACCGAAGCAGAAGCCGAACGTGGCCAGTTTGGCCGTGTCGACCTGCGCTTCGCCCTGGTTCTGCAATTGCTCCAGCG includes:
- a CDS encoding pirin family protein, which gives rise to MTAPLIVRPRAEDVEGQPILRPLPSAKCRSVGPFVFFDHMLQTTYPAGKGMNIRQHPHIGLSTLTYLFEGKLQHKDSLGSDQVVNAGDVSWMTAGSAIAHVERTPQALLGSAFVMHGLQVWLASPQSHEQGPGHYSHHPAPTLPVSENLGVSIRMIAGSGFCLESPVPVLSPTLYAELNLQTATTLLIPTEHEERALYVLSGEAQLDGEPLEPHSLVILPAGEEMALFASSDCHAVLFGGAPLDGPRRMNWNFVASDPARIDEARQRWAAGEWPTVPGESERIELP
- a CDS encoding amidohydrolase family protein; translated protein: MPVPLTRLIFIWLLAVPSTGAVAREYTYSDAHLHYVDFFQETAGMPKLLKAMADNRIEHVMISGVPVAKKWHEDEPKRPRYYAGDDADAYWYSATDVIVAAAVNKLPAEQRQYFHPFLSGFNPNDKNSDAHIQRMLDLYPGLWQGIGEVFTRHDDLTALTSGDTPRANNEAMTRIYHLAAENDLPVMLHSNITSKREKNPLYLAEVEEPLRNHPHTRFIWAHAGTSMEIHRHQTRLDFLLPTLTRMLESYPNLYIDLSWSMLTPYLLDEAGKPREEWVKLVERFPERFMVGSDVVGRFNKLGKELRSFDLFLDALPEDVARKVARDNFLAVLPRTAPR
- a CDS encoding dienelactone hydrolase family protein — encoded protein: MSQVTVRSLVYQIDGQSYEGRLAFDVNQQGPRPGLLMAPNWMGVGAGAEEIARSVAANGYVVLIADLYGQTLRPTNADEAGAAMMPLKNDRALLRKRMQVALEQLQNQGEAQVDTAKLATFGFCFGGCCSLELARSGAPLKAAISFHGTLDTPNPADAQNIQGAVLVMHGASDPLVPKEQLPAFEDEMNAAGVDWQLLSYGGAVHSFTDPQANVPGKMMYNAKVAGRAFRSMHNLLDEVFKG